The Pelosinus sp. IPA-1 genome contains a region encoding:
- a CDS encoding PTS fructose transporter subunit IIB, translated as MAKKLVALCACPMGLAHTFMAAEAIRKAAVEMGYDVKVETQGADGIKNELSTIDIREAEIIIHAVAVTPLGMERFEGCEVYEVGLQEVIKNPIGIIKEIEEDLIAQ; from the coding sequence ATGGCAAAAAAATTAGTTGCTTTATGTGCATGCCCAATGGGGTTAGCGCACACTTTTATGGCGGCGGAGGCAATACGAAAAGCGGCTGTAGAAATGGGGTATGATGTAAAGGTCGAAACCCAGGGGGCTGATGGAATTAAAAATGAATTATCAACCATTGATATTCGTGAGGCTGAAATCATCATTCACGCTGTTGCGGTGACACCACTTGGCATGGAAAGATTCGAAGGCTGTGAAGTGTATGAAGTTGGTCTACAAGAGGTTATAAAAAACCCAATAGGCATAATCAAGGAGATTGAAGAAGACTTAATAGCGCAATAA